A genomic stretch from Xiphophorus maculatus strain JP 163 A chromosome 14, X_maculatus-5.0-male, whole genome shotgun sequence includes:
- the LOC102223231 gene encoding zinc finger protein 638-like isoform X7: protein MSSIPQGRGYNDTHRDTTSLAWLSICKQTEKDHNNPSSGCTDRSRSVSGEGVDNRKHPPGSGAAKSPEPGRSDQPKYTTESATEILSRFGLDKDDLGELNAYSEDQITPENLKYILMQISIKKKERAAEKSSESQPTIGLKSDLHKTPIKSNKVIDCGDFGSSVAKKETEKDSTDNSRGKSLVETHKPSEDRLQRCVLKGKSRESEISEQNKMVSPKHKPDETKLYKPLSPKQPDSTSKPSKAEQKSSNRKESKTRIKETTVAGQNKKSPEKKNPEVQTELKCGQQGQDKSVMQTKFKESSFKNDSSCAIVSSKQKPDEPKPCKPLPPKQPESTSKSSKPDKAEQKSSNSKESKTQIKETTVAGQYKKHPEKKIPEVQTELKRGQQGQDKPVIQTKFKGSSSKNEPSHAVISAKQKPGEPKPCKPLPPKQPESTSKSSNPGKAEQKSSNNKESRTRIKETTVAGQNKAELKRGQQGRDKPVIQTKFKGSSCKNEPSHAIIRDCKGISPESFPHYCSICNKESRNVHAWCSHMKTTEHREKCKTLYPDLFCEQQFPRIDSTWRRCQETGKHKSDSRHRNASRSRSQERRHRRGSSSRSPCRRNSFRSHSRSHGRTHRRGSSSRSPCRRNSFRSHSRSHGRTHRRGSSSRSPCRRNSFHSRSRSHGRTHRRGSSSRSPCRRNSFRSHSRSHGRRHRRGSSSRSPCRRNVSRSRSRSHGRRHRRGSSSRSPCRRNVSRSRSRSHGRRHRRGSSSRSRCRRNASRSRSRSHGRRHRRGSSSRSHSPYHQRRKSRSRSTSTSDSSSCEDRRDRCRSPSRSSYSYRKTHRSRSRSPRYEKSTSCLPSPGMPSERQLSPKISSKNPPSPSRSGEKQTSGETSVPQDENSAETLVKKLLQSSAVQSLSKQIDVESLVKTLTPVFLDEFNKLTSTPGSSEAPQTKSTASSPPNHEQEVGAETLRSADCSDRSGPVLEQSVNAAASGNLEEKEQEVTSTRKRGRPRKKPRKTPVRKSAGVKHESSEENREEEETKSLPGASLDSSSALLGDVKKETDAEAAEVLDQSVNAAAAGELEEMEEKEREVTSIRKGGRPRKKPRKTPVRKSARGKPENPEENREEDKSLPGASLDPSYSALLGDVKTEMDNETAEVLDQSVNAVAAGELEETEQTEQEVTSIIKRGRPRKKSRKTPVRKSAGGKRGNHEENREEETKSLPGASLDPSSSALLGDVKTETHNETAEAASDLEEMEDTEQEVASTKKRGRSGKKPRKAPVRKSAGEKPENPEEETKSLPEMEAECPDRQNLDGRLEEEEEDEGRCRADGEGLEEETIPLVLDQSVNAAAAGNLEEMEDTEQEVTSSRKRGRPRKKPRKTPVRKSAGGKPENPEENREEDKSLPGASLDPSSSALLGDVKTESDDEAAEGPDKQNLDRRLEEEEEEDEEVACKKRRKSPCTAADFILPPFNTDISFGEEFTARKLGYYCSLCSVFYMLKSNEEDTHCCSRNHYDNLLKHWQMKEEESSPPPKRKTRSSR from the exons ATGTCTTCAATTCCACAGGGACGTGGCTACAATGATACTCACAGGGACACTACATCCTTGGCCTGGCTTTCAATATGCAAACAGACCGAAAAAGATCACAATAACCCATCTTCTGGCTGCACAGACAGAAGCAGAAGTGTTTCTGGTGAAGGTGTAGACAACAGGAAACATCCTCCAGGTTCAGGTGCTGCTAAATCTCCAGAACCAGGCAGATCGGATCAACCCAAGTACACAACAGAATCAGCTACCGAGATCCTCAGCAGGTTTGGACTCGACAAGGACGACTTGGGAGAGCTCAATGCTTACTCTGAGGATCAGATCACCCCTGAAAACCTGAAATACATCCTGATGCAGATTTCCATTAAGAAGAAGgaaagagctgcagagaaatcCTCTGAATCGCAGCCCACTATTGGTCTAAAGAGTGACTTGCATAAAACTCccataaagtcaaataaagttaTTGATTGCGGTGATTTTGGAAGTAGCGTTGCTAAAAAGGAGACTGAAAAAGATAGCACAGATAACAGTAGAGGTAAGTCACTGGTGGAAACTCACAAACCCAGTGAGGACCGGCTGCAAAGATGTGTGTTAAAGGGCAAAAGCAGAGAGTCTGAGATTAgtgagcaaaataaaatggtttcaCCCAAACATAAACCTGATGAGACTAAACTCTACAAACCTCTTTCTCCAAAGCAACCAGATTCCACATCCAAACCTAGTAAAGCAGAACAGAAGAGTTCCAACAGGAAGGAAAGCAAAACTCGAATAAAAGAAACAACGGTTGCTGGACAGAATAAGAAAAGTCCAGAGAAGAAGAACCCGGAGGTTCAGACTGAGCTGAAGTGTGGACAGCAAGGACAGGATAAGTCAGTGATGCAGACTAAATTTAAGGagtcatcttttaaaaatgattcttcATGCGCCATAGTTTCATCCAAACAGAAACCTGACGAGCCTAAACCCTGCAAACCTCTTCCTCCAAAGCAACCAGAGTCCACATCTAAATCCTCCAAACCTGATAAAGCAGAACAGAAGAGTTCCAACAGCAAGGAAAGCAAAACTCAGATAAAAGAAACAACGGTTGCTGGGCAGTATAAGAAACATCCAGAGAAGAAGATCCCTGAGGTTCAGACTGAGCTGAAACGTGGACAACAAGGACAGGATAAGCCAGTGATCCAGACTAAATTTAAAGGGTCATCTTCTAAAAATGAGCCTTCACACGCTGTAATTTCAGCCAAACAGAAACCTGGTGAGCCTAAACCCTGCAAACCTCTTCCTCCAAAGCAACCAGAGTCCACATCTAAATCCTCCAATCCTGGTAAAGCAGAACAGAAGAGTTCCAACAACAAGGAAAGTAGAACTCGGATAAAAGAAACAACGGTTGCTGGGCAGAATAAGGCTGAGCTGAAGCGCGGACAGCAAGGACGGGATAAGCCAGTGATCCAGACTAAATTTAAGGGGTCATCTTGTAAAAATGAGCCTTCACACGCCATAATTAGAGATTGTAAAGGTATCTCACCAGAATCCTTCCCACATTACTGTTCGATATGCAACAAGGAAAGTCGTAACGTACAT gctTGGTGTTCCCACATGAAGACCACTGAACATCGTGAGAAGTGCAAAACCCT ATACCCAGACTTGTTTTGTGAACAACAATTCCCCAG AATAGACTCAACATGGAGGCGGTGTCAGGAGACGGGAAAACACAAGAGTGATTCTCGCCACAGAAACGCTTCCCGCTCCAGAAGTCAAGAACGCCGTCACAGAAGAGGCTCCAGTTCTCGATCACCCTGCCGGAGAAACTCTTTCCGCTCCCACTCCAGAAGTCATGGCCGCACACACAGAAGAGGCTCCAGTTCTCGATCACCCTGCCGGAGAAACTCTTTCCGCTCCCACTCCAGAAGTCATGGCCGCACACACAGAAGAGGCTCCAGTTCTCGATCACCCTGCCGGAGAAACTCTTTCCACTCCCGCTCCAGAAGTCATGGCCGCACACACAGAAGAGGCTCCAGTTCTCGATCACCCTGCCGGAGAAACTCTTTCCGCTCCCACTCCAGAAGTCATGGCCGGCGTCACAGAAGAGGCTCCAGTTCTCGCTCACCCTGCCGGAGAAACGTTTCCCGTTCCCGCTCCAGAAGTCATGGCCGGCGTCACAGAAGAGGCTCCAGTTCTCGCTCACCCTGCCGGAGAAACGTTTCCCGTTCCCGCTCCAGAAGTCATGGCCGGCGTCACAGAAGAGGCTCCAGTTCTCGCTCACGCTGCCGGAGAAACGCTTCCCGTTCTCGCTCCAGAAGTCATGGCCGGCGTCACAGAAGAGGCTCCAGTTCTCGCTCTCACAGCCCGTATCATCAGCGCCGTAAATCCAGGAGTAGATCAACTTCCACCTCAGACAGTTCTAGCTGTGAGGACAGAAGAGACAGGTGCAGAAGCCCATCCAGGTCTTCCTACAGTTATAGAAAAACCCACAG GTCTCGATCTCGTTCTCCACGGTACGAGAAGTCCACCTCCTGTCTGCCCTCGCCAGGAATGCCTTCTGAGAGACAGCTTTCACCCAAAATCAGCAGCAAGAATCCGCCGTCACCAAGCAGAAGCGGCGAGAAACAAACGTCCGGAGAGACATCGGTTCCTCAGGATGAGAACAGTGCAGAGACACTGGTGAAGAAACTTCTTCAGTCATCAG CTGTCCAGTCTTTGTCAAAGCAGATAGATGTAGAGAGCCTTGTGAAAACTCTGACTCCGGTTTTCCTGGACGAGTTCAACAAGTTAACCTCAACACCCGGATCATCAGAGGCGCCTCAGACTAAAAGCACAGCCAGTTCCCCGCCAAATCACGAG caggaagtcGGAGCAGAAACTCTGAGATCTGCTGACTGCTCAGATCGAAGCGGCCCAG TTTTAGAGCAGAGCGTAAACGCTGCAGCTTCAGGTAATCTGGAGGAaaaggaacaggaagtgacatcaacTAGAAAAAGAGGCCGACCCAGGAAGAAACCCAGAAAGACTCCTG TGAGAAAATCTGCTGGAGTAAAACATGAGAGCTCcgaagaaaacagagaagaagaagaaaccaaaTCACTTCCTGGTGCGTCGCTggattcttcttctgctctgttGGGGGACGTCAAGAAGGAAACGGACGCTGAAGCTGCTGAAG tttTAGATCAGAGTGTGaacgctgcagcagcaggtgagcTGGAGGAAATGGAGGAGAAGGAACGGGAAGTGACATCAATAAGAAAAGGAGGCCGACCCAGGAAGAAACCCAGAAAGACTCCTG TGAgaaaatctgccagaggaaaACCTGAGAACcctgaagaaaacagagaagaagacaAATCACTTCCTGGTGCGTCGCTGGATCCTTCTTATTCTGCTCTATTGGGGGACGTCAAGACGGAGATGGATAATGAAACTGCTGAAG TTTTAGATCAGAGTGTGAACGCTGTAGCAGCAGGTGAGCTGGAGGAAACTGAGCAGacggaacaggaagtgacatcaatAATTAAAAGAGGCCGACCCAGGAAGAAATCCAGAAAGACTCCTG TGAGAAAATCTGCTGGAGGAAAACGTGGGAAccatgaagaaaacagagaagaagaaaccaaaTCACTTCCTGGTGCGTCGCTGGatccttcttcttctgctctatTGGGGGACGTCAAGACGGAGACGCACAATGAAACTGCTGAAG CAGCAAGTGATCTGGAGGAAATGGAGGATacagaacaggaagtggcaTCGACTAAAAAAAGAGGACGATCCGGGAAGAAACCCAGAAAGGCTCCTG TGAGAAAATCTGCTGGAGAAAAACCTGAGAACCCTGAAGAAGAAACCAAATCACTTCCTGAGATGGAGGCTGAATGTCCTGACAGACAGAACCTGGATGGACGcttggaggaagaggaggaggatgaaggacGCTGCAGGGCCGACGGAGAAGGTTTGGAAGAGGAGACAATTCCTTTAG tttTAGATCAGAGTGTGaacgctgcagcagcaggtaaTCTGGAGGAAATGGAGGACacggaacaggaagtgacatcaagCAGAAAAAGAGGCCGACCCAGGAAGAAACCCAGAAAGACTCCTG TGAGAAAAtctgctggaggaaaacctgagaaccctgaagaaaacagagaagaagacaAATCACTTCCTGGCGCATCGCTGGatccttcttcttctgctctatTGGGGGACGTCAAGACGGAGTCGGATGATGAAGCTGCTGAAGGTCCAGACAAACAGAACCTGGACAGACGcttggaggaagaggaggaggaggatgaagaag tagcCTGTAAAAAACGAAGGAAGTCTCCTTGTACCGCTGCTGATTTTATCCTGCCACCTTTCAACACAGACATCTCCTTTg GCGAGGAGTTTACTGCTCGTAAACTGGGATATTACTGTTccctctgctctgttttctaCATGCTGAAGAGCAACGAAGAGGACACAcactgctgcagcagaaatCATTACGACAACCTGCTG AAACATTGGCAGATGAAAGAAGAGGAATCTTCACCGCCTCCAAAAAGGAAAACCAGAAGCTCTCGATGA
- the LOC102223231 gene encoding serine/arginine repetitive matrix protein 2-like isoform X8 — protein MSSIPQGRGYNDTHRDTTSLAWLSICKQTEKDHNNPSSGCTDRSRSVSGEGVDNRKHPPGSGAAKSPEPGRSDQPKYTTESATEILSRFGLDKDDLGELNAYSEDQITPENLKYILMQISIKKKERAAEKSSESQPTIGLKSDLHKTPIKSNKVIDCGDFGSSVAKKETEKDSTDNSRGKSLVETHKPSEDRLQRCVLKGKSRESEISEQNKMVSPKHKPDETKLYKPLSPKQPDSTSKPSKAEQKSSNRKESKTRIKETTVAGQNKKSPEKKNPEVQTELKCGQQGQDKSVMQTKFKESSFKNDSSCAIVSSKQKPDEPKPCKPLPPKQPESTSKSSKPDKAEQKSSNSKESKTQIKETTVAGQYKKHPEKKIPEVQTELKRGQQGQDKPVIQTKFKGSSSKNEPSHAVISAKQKPGEPKPCKPLPPKQPESTSKSSNPGKAEQKSSNNKESRTRIKETTVAGQNKAELKRGQQGRDKPVIQTKFKGSSCKNEPSHAIIRDCKGISPESFPHYCSICNKESRNVHAWCSHMKTTEHREKCKTLYPDLFCEQQFPRIDSTWRRCQETGKHKSDSRHRNASRSRSQERRHRRGSSSRSPCRRNSFRSHSRSHGRTHRRGSSSRSPCRRNSFRSHSRSHGRTHRRGSSSRSPCRRNSFHSRSRSHGRTHRRGSSSRSPCRRNSFRSHSRSHGRRHRRGSSSRSPCRRNVSRSRSRSHGRRHRRGSSSRSPCRRNVSRSRSRSHGRRHRRGSSSRSRCRRNASRSRSRSHGRRHRRGSSSRSHSPYHQRRKSRSRSTSTSDSSSCEDRRDRCRSPSRSSYSYRKTHRSRSRSPRYEKSTSCLPSPGMPSERQLSPKISSKNPPSPSRSGEKQTSGETSVPQDENSAETLVKKLLQSSAVQSLSKQIDVESLVKTLTPVFLDEFNKLTSTPGSSEAPQTKSTASSPPNHEQEVGAETLRSADCSDRSGPVLEQSVNAAASGNLEEKEQEVTSTRKRGRPRKKPRKTPVRKSAGVKHESSEENREEEETKSLPGASLDSSSALLGDVKKETDAEAAEVLDQSVNAVAAGELEETEQTEQEVTSIIKRGRPRKKSRKTPVRKSAGGKRGNHEENREEETKSLPGASLDPSSSALLGDVKTETHNETAEAASDLEEMEDTEQEVASTKKRGRSGKKPRKAPVRKSAGGKRENPEENREEETKSLPGASLDPSSSALLGDVKTETHNETAEAAGDLEEMEDTEQEVASTKKRGRSGKKPRKAPVRKSAGEKPENPEEETKSLPEMEAECPDRQNLDGRLEEEEEDEGRCRADGEGLEEETIPLVLDQSVNAAAAGNLEEMEDTEQEVTSSRKRGRPRKKPRKTPVRKSAGGKPENPEENREEDKSLPGASLDPSSSALLGDVKTESDDEAAEGPDKQNLDRRLEEEEEEDEEVACKKRRKSPCTAADFILPPFNTDISFGEEFTARKLGYYCSLCSVFYMLKSNEEDTHCCSRNHYDNLLKHWQMKEEESSPPPKRKTRSSR, from the exons ATGTCTTCAATTCCACAGGGACGTGGCTACAATGATACTCACAGGGACACTACATCCTTGGCCTGGCTTTCAATATGCAAACAGACCGAAAAAGATCACAATAACCCATCTTCTGGCTGCACAGACAGAAGCAGAAGTGTTTCTGGTGAAGGTGTAGACAACAGGAAACATCCTCCAGGTTCAGGTGCTGCTAAATCTCCAGAACCAGGCAGATCGGATCAACCCAAGTACACAACAGAATCAGCTACCGAGATCCTCAGCAGGTTTGGACTCGACAAGGACGACTTGGGAGAGCTCAATGCTTACTCTGAGGATCAGATCACCCCTGAAAACCTGAAATACATCCTGATGCAGATTTCCATTAAGAAGAAGgaaagagctgcagagaaatcCTCTGAATCGCAGCCCACTATTGGTCTAAAGAGTGACTTGCATAAAACTCccataaagtcaaataaagttaTTGATTGCGGTGATTTTGGAAGTAGCGTTGCTAAAAAGGAGACTGAAAAAGATAGCACAGATAACAGTAGAGGTAAGTCACTGGTGGAAACTCACAAACCCAGTGAGGACCGGCTGCAAAGATGTGTGTTAAAGGGCAAAAGCAGAGAGTCTGAGATTAgtgagcaaaataaaatggtttcaCCCAAACATAAACCTGATGAGACTAAACTCTACAAACCTCTTTCTCCAAAGCAACCAGATTCCACATCCAAACCTAGTAAAGCAGAACAGAAGAGTTCCAACAGGAAGGAAAGCAAAACTCGAATAAAAGAAACAACGGTTGCTGGACAGAATAAGAAAAGTCCAGAGAAGAAGAACCCGGAGGTTCAGACTGAGCTGAAGTGTGGACAGCAAGGACAGGATAAGTCAGTGATGCAGACTAAATTTAAGGagtcatcttttaaaaatgattcttcATGCGCCATAGTTTCATCCAAACAGAAACCTGACGAGCCTAAACCCTGCAAACCTCTTCCTCCAAAGCAACCAGAGTCCACATCTAAATCCTCCAAACCTGATAAAGCAGAACAGAAGAGTTCCAACAGCAAGGAAAGCAAAACTCAGATAAAAGAAACAACGGTTGCTGGGCAGTATAAGAAACATCCAGAGAAGAAGATCCCTGAGGTTCAGACTGAGCTGAAACGTGGACAACAAGGACAGGATAAGCCAGTGATCCAGACTAAATTTAAAGGGTCATCTTCTAAAAATGAGCCTTCACACGCTGTAATTTCAGCCAAACAGAAACCTGGTGAGCCTAAACCCTGCAAACCTCTTCCTCCAAAGCAACCAGAGTCCACATCTAAATCCTCCAATCCTGGTAAAGCAGAACAGAAGAGTTCCAACAACAAGGAAAGTAGAACTCGGATAAAAGAAACAACGGTTGCTGGGCAGAATAAGGCTGAGCTGAAGCGCGGACAGCAAGGACGGGATAAGCCAGTGATCCAGACTAAATTTAAGGGGTCATCTTGTAAAAATGAGCCTTCACACGCCATAATTAGAGATTGTAAAGGTATCTCACCAGAATCCTTCCCACATTACTGTTCGATATGCAACAAGGAAAGTCGTAACGTACAT gctTGGTGTTCCCACATGAAGACCACTGAACATCGTGAGAAGTGCAAAACCCT ATACCCAGACTTGTTTTGTGAACAACAATTCCCCAG AATAGACTCAACATGGAGGCGGTGTCAGGAGACGGGAAAACACAAGAGTGATTCTCGCCACAGAAACGCTTCCCGCTCCAGAAGTCAAGAACGCCGTCACAGAAGAGGCTCCAGTTCTCGATCACCCTGCCGGAGAAACTCTTTCCGCTCCCACTCCAGAAGTCATGGCCGCACACACAGAAGAGGCTCCAGTTCTCGATCACCCTGCCGGAGAAACTCTTTCCGCTCCCACTCCAGAAGTCATGGCCGCACACACAGAAGAGGCTCCAGTTCTCGATCACCCTGCCGGAGAAACTCTTTCCACTCCCGCTCCAGAAGTCATGGCCGCACACACAGAAGAGGCTCCAGTTCTCGATCACCCTGCCGGAGAAACTCTTTCCGCTCCCACTCCAGAAGTCATGGCCGGCGTCACAGAAGAGGCTCCAGTTCTCGCTCACCCTGCCGGAGAAACGTTTCCCGTTCCCGCTCCAGAAGTCATGGCCGGCGTCACAGAAGAGGCTCCAGTTCTCGCTCACCCTGCCGGAGAAACGTTTCCCGTTCCCGCTCCAGAAGTCATGGCCGGCGTCACAGAAGAGGCTCCAGTTCTCGCTCACGCTGCCGGAGAAACGCTTCCCGTTCTCGCTCCAGAAGTCATGGCCGGCGTCACAGAAGAGGCTCCAGTTCTCGCTCTCACAGCCCGTATCATCAGCGCCGTAAATCCAGGAGTAGATCAACTTCCACCTCAGACAGTTCTAGCTGTGAGGACAGAAGAGACAGGTGCAGAAGCCCATCCAGGTCTTCCTACAGTTATAGAAAAACCCACAG GTCTCGATCTCGTTCTCCACGGTACGAGAAGTCCACCTCCTGTCTGCCCTCGCCAGGAATGCCTTCTGAGAGACAGCTTTCACCCAAAATCAGCAGCAAGAATCCGCCGTCACCAAGCAGAAGCGGCGAGAAACAAACGTCCGGAGAGACATCGGTTCCTCAGGATGAGAACAGTGCAGAGACACTGGTGAAGAAACTTCTTCAGTCATCAG CTGTCCAGTCTTTGTCAAAGCAGATAGATGTAGAGAGCCTTGTGAAAACTCTGACTCCGGTTTTCCTGGACGAGTTCAACAAGTTAACCTCAACACCCGGATCATCAGAGGCGCCTCAGACTAAAAGCACAGCCAGTTCCCCGCCAAATCACGAG caggaagtcGGAGCAGAAACTCTGAGATCTGCTGACTGCTCAGATCGAAGCGGCCCAG TTTTAGAGCAGAGCGTAAACGCTGCAGCTTCAGGTAATCTGGAGGAaaaggaacaggaagtgacatcaacTAGAAAAAGAGGCCGACCCAGGAAGAAACCCAGAAAGACTCCTG TGAGAAAATCTGCTGGAGTAAAACATGAGAGCTCcgaagaaaacagagaagaagaagaaaccaaaTCACTTCCTGGTGCGTCGCTggattcttcttctgctctgttGGGGGACGTCAAGAAGGAAACGGACGCTGAAGCTGCTGAAG TTTTAGATCAGAGTGTGAACGCTGTAGCAGCAGGTGAGCTGGAGGAAACTGAGCAGacggaacaggaagtgacatcaatAATTAAAAGAGGCCGACCCAGGAAGAAATCCAGAAAGACTCCTG TGAGAAAATCTGCTGGAGGAAAACGTGGGAAccatgaagaaaacagagaagaagaaaccaaaTCACTTCCTGGTGCGTCGCTGGatccttcttcttctgctctatTGGGGGACGTCAAGACGGAGACGCACAATGAAACTGCTGAAG CAGCAAGTGATCTGGAGGAAATGGAGGATacagaacaggaagtggcaTCGACTAAAAAAAGAGGACGATCCGGGAAGAAACCCAGAAAGGCTCCTG TGAGAAAATCTGCTGGAGGAAAACGTGAAAACcctgaagaaaacagagaagaagaaaccaaaTCACTTCCTGGCGCATCGCTGGatccttcttcttctgctctatTGGGGGACGTCAAGACGGAGACGCACAATGAAACTGCTGAAG cagcaggtgatCTGGAGGAAATGGAGGATacagaacaggaagtggcaTCCACTAAAAAAAGAGGACGATCCGGGAAGAAACCCAGAAAGGCTCCTG TGAGAAAATCTGCTGGAGAAAAACCTGAGAACCCTGAAGAAGAAACCAAATCACTTCCTGAGATGGAGGCTGAATGTCCTGACAGACAGAACCTGGATGGACGcttggaggaagaggaggaggatgaaggacGCTGCAGGGCCGACGGAGAAGGTTTGGAAGAGGAGACAATTCCTTTAG tttTAGATCAGAGTGTGaacgctgcagcagcaggtaaTCTGGAGGAAATGGAGGACacggaacaggaagtgacatcaagCAGAAAAAGAGGCCGACCCAGGAAGAAACCCAGAAAGACTCCTG TGAGAAAAtctgctggaggaaaacctgagaaccctgaagaaaacagagaagaagacaAATCACTTCCTGGCGCATCGCTGGatccttcttcttctgctctatTGGGGGACGTCAAGACGGAGTCGGATGATGAAGCTGCTGAAGGTCCAGACAAACAGAACCTGGACAGACGcttggaggaagaggaggaggaggatgaagaag tagcCTGTAAAAAACGAAGGAAGTCTCCTTGTACCGCTGCTGATTTTATCCTGCCACCTTTCAACACAGACATCTCCTTTg GCGAGGAGTTTACTGCTCGTAAACTGGGATATTACTGTTccctctgctctgttttctaCATGCTGAAGAGCAACGAAGAGGACACAcactgctgcagcagaaatCATTACGACAACCTGCTG AAACATTGGCAGATGAAAGAAGAGGAATCTTCACCGCCTCCAAAAAGGAAAACCAGAAGCTCTCGATGA